The window gccgccgctaggtttagccgccgccgccatcgcaggACAGAGAGAGAGACGGGGGAGAAAGAGGGGAGAATGGGCCAAGCAGACTGAGAGGGCAATGCTTTGACCACGCGAATGCCCTAACGGCCGTCAACCCGTGCGCCGTCCGGTTTGTGCGACGTGGCACCTGACGAGTGGGCCAGCCATGTCAGAAATCGGGTTAACTGCGGCAAAGCGGTCATTTATTTTTATTGAGAAAATTTACAAGAAAAGTGATGGATTTTTGGGACGCGCTACAAATGTGATGGCAATCTGTTGATTGAGCTTCAAatctggtggttttttgcaattcactctccCCAAACTGTTGTTTCGCCGGAGTCCGGGCCGTTTATTTCGTCCGACAGCCACACGAACTCCACCCCGTTGAGGTGCAGGCCTGCCTCCTTCCATATCTCGATCATGTAGCGTCCGATGGCCTGGATCTTGCTTAGGTCGTCGGATTTGCCGAGTATATGGGCGAACCAGTATGCCATCAGGATCTTGACCCTGCAGCCTGCTTTGATGAGCTTGTTGACGTTGAACACCAGCATGATCCCCTGGCCGATGTGTACCCATGGGGAGGGGGTCGCACCAGACGTAGCAGACAGGGGCGGCCTTCCTCGTCTCGTTGCTCTCCAGCCCGATGCTCCTGATTATTGTGAACCTCTCGTCCAAACTCATCTGAGCAACGTTCCCTGCAGCGCTGATGGAGTGATGGTCGCCTCGCCTGAATTTTCCATGGGGCGCGAAACTGGATCGTAAACGCGTCTCAAGGAAGAcgagtcttttccggatgatcacgaTTTGCACAGCTGAGCTTTGCTTGGATCGCATCGTGGGGCATATTTGGGCAGTCGCCTTTAGGTCAAGGGGGCGCCGTTCGACCGTAGGATGAGGCTCGCATCAGCCGTACGATCTCGTCCCTATCCCCTGAACGCAACTTTCCTCCTTTTCAAATCAAAAAACGAATCAGTTTAATTCGGAGCACCTCGGGTCGCCCGCTCGCGGCACCTCAGTGCTCGCCGTAGTTGATAGAGGCAATCACCGGTCCAGCAAAAATCAGAGACCGGTAACGGCGCTGTCAGACTTGAACAGAATCATACAAGTTCAGTCTACTGAACTGTGGAAGTGTGGATATTTTATAGACATATAAGTTCAGTCTACTGAACTGTGGTAATGCCGTGCAAATTCCAGGCGACACATTTTTCGGGTACGGTATTGCGAGAACAGACACCTTAATGCATATAGATCACATACGGAGCCAGGAGTATGCAACAAATCAATTGGATGATGATATCATAAGAGTCTAGAGTACTTATCACGTTTAACGAAGATGGAAAAAGAACAGCTGCAGCTCATGGTTCTAACTCAGGCAAAGCCAAGAAGAACAAGTATAACAGCAATGTTGGGGTTCTTATTCAGTGAAAAGGATAGTCACCGTGACGACTCAAACAGATAACCCCCTGTGTACCCAGAACAAGAAAAAACAACAAAAGTGCTGCTGAATGAACGCTACAGGCACAGAAATACCGCAAAATAACTAATGCCTACGCCGGTACTCCTGAAATGCTCTTAGTTCTCAGTTTCTCACCGCAACAACTTCCAAGCTGAGTAGGCATCGGTTATTTCTAGTTAAGCTCCAGAATAAGCAGAGACAAAAATTATATAGAGATTCAAATCGAATTGAGTGCTGATGCCAATATATGTAAGCCACAGCCGCAGCCACAGGCCATGAAAATCTCATCAAATGCAGAAATAACAGTTAATCGCTCAGATAACAACACACGCAAGTCAAAGCAACAGTAGAGCTGGGTAAGTCACATTACATGCAGATGCAGATAACTAGTACATTTTACATATCCAAGTAACGAGAAGTCTCAGTTCATGGTATTGCTAAACCCCAAATCTCCAACACTCCAAAAAGAGCTGCTAGCTAATGCTACATCAGTTCCCTATCACAAGGAAATGCGGCATTCAAACGATAATGCTCTAGCAGCTAACGAACATCCCATTCAGTACCGGCTTAAGAGATAAACGGGTCACCGATAGAAAGATCAGACGCTTCGTCATACCTCCAAACTTGACCTGCCGCACGCACATGGACCACCAAGGAAGTTCCGCCCCAGACCTTGCTTGCCCACATTTTCTTGGAAGCAAACGGCTGCAGCTTGCTCGTGGCCCCGCGAGTGGAGATAGAATCCAGGCCGGCCAGCAGGACAATCACCTTCTGGAGCAACACAGCTCTTCCAAGAACCAGCTTCAGGAACTCAACCTGGTTTGTGCCTCCGTTGAACTGGTCGAACACCAGCTTCTGGACGCGCGACTTGACGCATTTGATCGGACCGACCGCCTGCCAGAATGTGGACTTGAGCTGGTCGCTTGGCTTGAATTCACCCGGGTCATCGTAGTGGTCGGTGTCATTGTCAGACTGCAAAATCAAAGCACACAATTCAGCGAGCCAGCGATGAAATGCAAGCAGTAAAAATTGGAGATTTTgaatgcagagagagagagagagccacagGGTAAAACTCACAGCCATGATGTGTAAGGTCTCTACTCCAGGGAAGCATCTCAAGAAACACAGCAAAGTTCTGATTTCTTTGGGTACTCTGAAACGGACCTTCAGAGCTAACACCTTCACACTTGGAACCACTGTATTTGGGGTTGGGCAAACTTTTGTCACCCCAGCCTGCAGATCGTCGCAACATCAATCAGACAATCATGCAAATCATACAGTGCCAGGTAGCATAACGCTGAAAGATTTGTGAGAATTGGAGTACCTTGATGATGGTGTTGCCGATCTCAAGCTCGTGGGTGGCCGTGTCCAAGTAGCCGAGCACGGCGAGCTTGGGAGCATGGCCTATCTTGACCTTGATGACCCTGTCATCCTCAGTGGGGTGCGTACAGTAGATAATGAGGCGCTGCAGGTTTGGGGCGGACACGGCGGCGACCTCGTCCGCCAAGGAATGCCAGAGCAGCAAGCAACGGAGGCTGCGGCTGCGGATACGGACGCGGTCGGGGTAGAAGTAGTTGGAGATGAGCGCCAGGGTCTCCAGCTTGGGGCTGCAGGCGAGCACGTAGTCCAGGTCGCTCTCCTCCGTCGTGCCGTGGCAGATGCCGAGCTCCTGGAGGTTGGGGAAGACGTCGGGGCCGGGGGGGAGGTCGGTGGTAGACGGGAAGAGCCAGACGCCGAGGTAGAGCCGGCGGAGCGAGGCCCCGCAGCGGAGGAGGGTCGCGGGCAGCTGCACGGGATCGTCGAAGGAGTAGGGGCGGTTGACGAGGGTGAGGTTCTCCACGCCCTTGTCGGCGAGGTGGCGGAGCCACTCCGGGAGGAGCGCCTCCTTGTTGGACTCGTTGATGGGGATCTCGGCGATGCGGACGGCGCGGAAGGGGCCGGGGTGGGAGGCGAGGACGCGGGACACCAATGTGGCGGCGGGGACGGGGGACGGGAGGAGGTGCGCGTCGTCGAGGGCCAGCGGGGTGGCGCGCCAGAGCCCGCGCCAGCGGTGCGAGAGCGCACCGGTGCGGGCGGCGTCCTTGACGGGGAGGCGGGAGACGACGCTGCGCAGGAGGGTGTCGGGGAGCGCGCTGATGCGGTCCTCACCGTcggcggaggaggtggcggcggagaAGTGGGCGGCGGGGGAGACCGGGGAGGCCGGGAGGCAGCAGTCCATGACGTGCTCGAGGCCGGAGATGTCGCCCGTCGACATGGcgcccggcgacggcggcggcagcggagaaAGTTGTGGGTTTCCCTTGGGGGGAGCAGGCGTGTGTCCTTCCTTCCGACCAGTGAGAACCGAGAGAAACTGAGATGGCAATAAAAACAAAATGGGTTTGGTCTCACTGTACTCCCCTTGGTAGGGTTTCGCGTCGGTGGGCCGGAGCAGAATGGGCCTTCTCCCTTGTTCGTCTGTGATTTTATTCTGAACTTCGACTAAACAAATTCTTGCCAACTTCTTGCTTATTTTGAGCAATTTATTGAGGTCGGAATCACccgagagcaactaattaacgagcgctccttcgggagtctCACAACGACcaacgccacttggcgcgctctcagctgcACGCCACGAGTTGCGCTCTGGGCGTTCCCTcccgattttgttttttttttatttttccgcacgcgttttcggctttttaaacaggTTTGTTTGGGTTTTTTTCAATGTTTCGGTATTCCACCGGTCTTCCTTAACTTTGggacaaaaaaattgaaaaaaattcttcgcgaaaaaatgtattttttttctttcgtgagagtcacggttttgcttccacgagaggcacggttttgctttcacaaGATTCACATCTGTGTCTCTCGAAAaaggaaaaaacgcgttttttttttccttccgcgagaggcacggttttgcttccgagaGAGGCACGATTGTCTTTTCGCGAGaggcgtgcctctcggaaacagaaaaaaatatgttttttgttttttcttcattccgagagaggcacggttttgcttccgcgagaagcgCAGTTGTACTTTcatgagaggcacgaccgtgcctctcggaggaaaaaaatcaccttttctatttttttgcttccgtgagaggcatggttgtgctctcGTGATAGGCACGGCCGTGCCACCTCAGAAATggaaaaaaatacgcgttttctcTTATTTTTTCCGCTAGATGCACGGTTTTGCTTCTGTGAGAGGCAcagttgtgatttcgcgagaggcatgatgtctactacgcaactttattcttatagactcgtcttgggccttcaagcgcagagttttgtaggacaataataattttccctcaagtgcataacctaaggtttatcaatccgtcggaggcgtaggatgaagatggtctctctcaaacaaccgtgcaaacaaatacaagaaatctcttgtgtccccaacacacacaatacaatggcaaattatataggtgcactaattcgacgaagagatggtgataaaagtgtaatatggatggtagaaatatatttttataatctgaataaataaaaacaacaaggtagcaaatagtaaacgggcacaaaaacggtattgcaatgcttaaaaatgacgcctagggtccgtacttttactagtgcaacctctcaacaatgctaatataattggatcatataactatccctcacgtgcaacgaagaattactccaaagttcttatctagcggagaacataagaataaattgtttgtagggtacgaaatcacctcaaagctattctttccgtttgatctattcaagggttcgtactaaaataacacaaaactattctttccgttcgatctatcctagagttcgtactaaaataacaccaaagcaaattcatatcaataatattcaatccaacacaaagaacttcaaagagtgccccaagatttctaccagagaaacaaagacaataacctgcatcaacccttatgcatagattaccccaatgtcacctcgggaatccgcgacttgagtgccaaaacatatatcaagtgaatcaataagatactccattgtcaccacaagtattcaattgcaagacatatatcaagtgttctcaaatccataaagtatTCAATCCTATAACAACGACATCTCAAAAGGaaaaacttaattcatcacaacaagatagagaggggaaaacaccatatgatccaactacattAAAAAAgaacacgatacatcaagatcgtgacatcttaaGAACACGAGAcatagagagattaaacacatagctactggtacaaaccctcagccccgggggtggactactccctcctcatcgtggtggccgccgggatgatgaagatggccaccagtgatgatttttccctccggcagggtgccagaatggggtctagattggttttcggtggctacaaaacCTTGCGGCAGCGGAATTTCTGATGGTTtccctatttataggatttttgggcGTCGGTTTCACGGTAAGATGGGCcttgaggtgagcacaacccaccggggcaagccaagcccaccaggcgcgccctggtgggttgtgccctcctcgtggctcttccggccctcccacgaagcttcgggggtctattttgtttcaaaaaaattgtcaaaaagtttcggctcatttggagaactttcatttctgcacaaaaaacaacaccacggtagttctactgaaaacagcgtcagtccgagttagttcatgcaaatcataccaaaaccatataaaattgttgtaaacaagacatgaatacttcataaatttagatacgttggagacgtatcaaggcacgGGCGTGTctctttcagaaaggaaaaaacccgtgctcccggtttggttttttcatccggtttttttcgtgaaaaaaaagttcgtcaaaacctatcaacatgggatctactccctccattccaaaatagatgacccaactttgtactaacattgtactaaagttagtacaaagttgggccatctattttggaatgaagggtgtagttttgaagatctcgacgcgaggaatccaatggtaaaaacggtttgagatttggacgcactgtttaagagataaaatgttttgaataaacaaaTCTACAAAAAATGGAAAAAACTCCCAAGTcatgacaagtggcgcacatgcagcgcgccacttgtcacaaTATGGGAAGATGGGAGTGAGCtctgcaacgagtactccttaactagtgatttcggaaTCACccccctgaaagtgcaactatccctaggtggttttggtaattcataacaacatatagctcattgagctaatgctattccaagactattgtttcaggaaagctcaatagcatggcatggatgatgaaagtggatccctcaaaatactaaggacaaaggattggctcaagatcaaaagctcaagactcttcattttacattttagtgatccaagatcacattgagtctataggaaaagccaatactatcaagaagggatgaggtgttgcttaatgagccgcttgcttcatgtgcttagtgatatgctccaaaaccctgaactactttcccacatccacaaatgacctaaacctaaatccaaaatcggtcacaccaattcttccaatccgccgccaccgattccaaaagtcatagccactgccacaaaccctaagcaaatcggtcttaccgatagggatctcggtctcaccgagatggggttgcaatctctctgtttcccttcgtaacattttggtctaaccgaagtgagcgatcggtcccaccgagattgcaatgtaaaatctccgtttcctttttgtaacatttcggtctcaccgaaaagagcaaattggtcccaccgagtttacctgaccaactctctggaaagcttattaccaaatcggtctcaccgagtttgtgtaatcggtctcaccgagtttgtgtaatcggtctcaccgagattacgttatgccctaaccctaaccgagtcggtctcaccgagatgcatgtcagtcccaccgaaattcactaacggtcactaggtttactaaatcggtccgatcgagtttaactatttggtcccaccgagtttggtaaattgtgtgtaacggttagattttgtgtggaggctatatatacccctccacctcctcttcattcatggagagagccatcagactaaacctacacttccaacttaccatttctgagagagaaccacctactcatgtgttgaggccaagatattccattcctaccatatgaatcttgatctctagccttccccaagttgctttccactcaaaccctcttttccaccagatccaaatcctatgagagagagttgagtgttggggagactatcatttgaagcacaagagcaaggagttcatcatcaacgcaccatttgttacttcttggagagtggtgtctcctagattggctaggtgtcacttgggagcctccgacaagattgtggagttgaaccaaggagtttgtaagggcaaggggatcgcctacttcgtgaagatctaccgctagtgaggcaagtcctttgtgggcgacggccatggtgggatacacaaggttgattcttcgtggacccttcgtgggtggagccctccgtggactcgcgcagccgttacccttcgttggttgaagtctccatcaacgtggatgtacgatagcaccacctatcggaaccacgccaaaaacatccgtgtctccaattgcgtatgAATCCTCCAAacgcttccctttactttcttgcaagttgcatgctttaatttccgctccctatacactctttgcatgcttgcttgaatcgtgtgatgattgcttgacttgtcctaaaatagctaaaatctgccaaactctaaaattgggaaaaggttaagtttttattggtcaagtagtctaatcacccccctctagacatacttcaaggtcttacaagtggtatcagagcttggtatccatttgctttgatttccatagcttttggtggtcatagccttggtttcacaacctaggag is drawn from Triticum dicoccoides isolate Atlit2015 ecotype Zavitan chromosome 6B, WEW_v2.0, whole genome shotgun sequence and contains these coding sequences:
- the LOC119324383 gene encoding putative F-box protein At1g49610; protein product: MSTGDISGLEHVMDCCLPASPVSPAAHFSAATSSADGEDRISALPDTLLRSVVSRLPVKDAARTGALSHRWRGLWRATPLALDDAHLLPSPVPAATLVSRVLASHPGPFRAVRIAEIPINESNKEALLPEWLRHLADKGVENLTLVNRPYSFDDPVQLPATLLRCGASLRRLYLGVWLFPSTTDLPPGPDVFPNLQELGICHGTTEESDLDYVLACSPKLETLALISNYFYPDRVRIRSRSLRCLLLWHSLADEVAAVSAPNLQRLIIYCTHPTEDDRVIKVKIGHAPKLAVLGYLDTATHELEIGNTIIKAGVTKVCPTPNTVVPSVKVLALKVRFRVPKEIRTLLCFLRCFPGVETLHIMASDNDTDHYDDPGEFKPSDQLKSTFWQAVGPIKCVKSRVQKLVFDQFNGGTNQVEFLKLVLGRAVLLQKVIVLLAGLDSISTRGATSKLQPFASKKMWASKVWGGTSLVVHVRAAGQVWRYDEASDLSIGDPFIS